From a single Rosa rugosa chromosome 7, drRosRugo1.1, whole genome shotgun sequence genomic region:
- the LOC133722471 gene encoding uncharacterized protein LOC133722471, with protein sequence MALRNPATVAALLLALLLISDPNFASAATGGRSGGSLFPSGGDSSSSSSSSWSGSSGSSDSWSWHHSPSSSSSSSDGGLYVFLVLMAVVVGVAVICRCAGVGKTSVVKLQVGLVGKARSLQKDLNRLTETTDMSTSTGLSHLLTGASTSLLRNLDYCISSYSSVTRKSETEDAEQCFKQLSMEEAAKFDEVTLANVNNFIVRSTSPTPKEVHKEYIVVTILVAAQGAPKLPSINGPGDLKKALQSLGSIPSNKILAVEVLWTPQQENDTLTEKELLKDYPQLRGFYDEGSLEEGPYDDSHPFLGVTVVKC encoded by the exons ATGGCGTTGAGAAATCCGGCCACCGTCGCCGCCTTATTGCTCGCTCTTCTATTGATTTCCGACCCCAATTTTGCGTCCGCCGCTACGGGTGGGCGGTCCGGCGGAAGCCTGTTCCCTTCCGGCggagattcttcttcttcttcatcttcatcgtgGTCGGGGTCTTCGGGTTCATCGGACTCTTGGTCGTGGCACCACTCgccgtcgtcgtcgtcttcCTCGTCGGACGGTGGACTCTACGTCTTCTTGGTTTTAATGGCGGTTGTGGTTGGTGTGGCGGTCATCTGCCGCTGTGCTGGTGTTGGGAAAACAAGCGTCGTCAAGCTTCAG GTTGGTCTGGTGGGCAAGGCGCGATCACTTCAAAAGGATCTTAATCGACTTACTGAAACTACAGATATGTCTACGTCTACGGGTTTGAGCCATCTTTTGACAG GGGCATCAACATCTTTGCTTCGCAATCTTGATTATTGCATCTCAAGTTATTCATCT GTTACTCGAAAGTCCGAGACAGAAGATGCAGAGCAATGCTTCAAACAACTTTCTATGGAAGAAGCAGCTAAATTTGATGAAGTGACGCTTGCCAATGTGAACAACTTTATAGTGCGTTCAACAAGCCCGACACCAAAAGAAGTCCACAAGGAATATATAGTG GTTACAATTTTGGTGGCTGCTCAAGGAGCACCTAAGTTGCCTAGCATCAATGGCCCAGGTGACTTGAAGAAAGCATTACAGAGTCTTGGATCCATTCCCTCGAACAAAATACTG GCGGTTGAGGTCTTGTGGACTCCTCAACAAGAAAATGATACATTGACTGAGAAGGAACTACTTAAAGATTACCCGCAGTTGAGGGGCTTTTATGATGAAGGGTCACTTGAAGAAGGGCCATATGACGATTCCCACCCGTTCTTAGGGGTTACTGTAGTCAAGTGCTAG